One Nerophis ophidion isolate RoL-2023_Sa linkage group LG06, RoL_Noph_v1.0, whole genome shotgun sequence genomic region harbors:
- the lmbr1l gene encoding limb region 1 homolog-like protein isoform X2, translating into MQWLNGSLIHGLWNLVFLFSNLSLVFLMPFAYFFTESEGFVGSKKGVMARVYEAVVLLLLLALLVLGIVWVASAFLHDNMARKSLYDLWEYYLPYLYSGISFFGVLLLLLCTPFGLSRMFSVTGSLLVKPRLFEDIEDTLSCTTFEEDSLSRKLKCGSSESCWVKLNMEAMKKEHRTVQTQRIALETRRKASAWQRNLGYPLAMLMLLALTGMCVLMVCFNVLELLLDETALPRGMEDPHLGMASFSMFGSLGAVVQVVLILYLMVSSVVGFYSSPLFTGLVPRAQDTNLTQMIANCVSLLILSSALPVFSRTLGITRFDLLGDFGRYNWLGNFYAVFLYNMLFAGLTSASLIKTVTWAVQRELIRAFGLHRLPLTMSRSTVPFKLLLASGLSKIQ; encoded by the exons ATGCAATGGCTCAATGGCTCGCTTATCCATG gatTGTGGAACCTAGTGTTCCTTTTCTCCAATCTGTCCCTGGTCTTCCTCATGCCCTTTGCCTACTTCTTCACTGAGTCTGAAGGGTTTGTGGGGTCCAAAAAG GGGGTAATGGCGCGAGTATATGAAGCAGTTGTCTTGTTGCTGCTGCTAGCTCTTCTTGTGTTGGGCATTGTATGGGTGGCATCAGCCTTTCTCCACGACAACATGGCGAGGAAGAGCCTCTATG ACCTGTGGGAGTATTACCTTCCCTACTTGTACTCGGGCATCTCTTTTTTTGGAGTGCTGCTACTACTTT TGTGTACTCCTTTTGGATTGTCGCGAATGTTTAGTGTAACCGGCAGCCTTTTGGTCAAACCCCGG CTGTTTGAAGACATAGAAGATACTCTCAGCTGCACCACTTTCGAGGAGGACTCGCTGTCCAGGAAACTGAAAT GTGGCAGTTCTGAGTCATGCTGGGTCAAGCTGAACATGGAGGCGATGAAGAAAGAGCACCGAACAGTCCAGACACAGCGCATCGCCTTAG AGACACGGAGGAAAGCTTCAGCATGGCAGAGAAACTTAGGTTATCCATTGGCCATGCTTATGCTCCTTGCCCTCACA GGGATGTGTGTACTGATGGTCTGTTTCAATGTGTTGGAGTTACTCCTTGATGAGACTGCTTTGCCCAGAGGAATGGAA GACCCTCACCTTGGAATGGCCTCCTTCTCAATGTTTGGTTCACTGGGTGCAGTAGTTCAAGTTGTCCTCATTCT CTATTTAATGGTGTCCTCAGTAGTAGGATTCTATAGCTCTCCGCTCTTCACTGGTCTAGTGCCTCGGGCACAGGACACCAACCTCACACAG ATGATCGCCAACTGCGTTTCACTTCTCATCTTGAGCTCAGCACTTCCTGTCTTTTCACGCACACTTG GGATCACACGCTTTGATCTACTGGGAGACTTTGGACGGTATAACTGGCTCGGGAACTTCTATGCTGTCTTTTTATACAACATGCTGTTTGCTGGTCTTACCTCTGCCTCCCTGATCAAAACGGTCACATGGGCAGTACAGAGAGAACTCATTCGTGCATTTG gtCTCCACAGACTACCTTTAACTATGTCTCGCTCCACGGTCCCATTCAAGCTCCTCCTGGCAAGTGGGCTGTCTAAAATCCAGTGa